The Acomys russatus chromosome 3, mAcoRus1.1, whole genome shotgun sequence genome has a window encoding:
- the Zscan12 gene encoding zinc finger and SCAN domain-containing protein 12 — MMASPGDPKTCKNQDGLLESKLEEECKYTTRQDWSLEMKTYNREVFRKHFRQFCYRETSGPREALIQLRTLCHQWLRPDVHSKEQILELLVLEQFLTILPGELQAWVREQNPESVEEVVTVLEDLERELDELGYRVAVQTEEQEMPFQGVKPLGAEQEPSASLQSVKGKLKCEPAECDSQEERVSGVKTGSESRNATLKQGLREGMETEETPSGRLAKGALQREETQEPAEEPSGASGEDSQPLRNENGRKLHGCEECGKTFSQHSRLIEHKRVHTGDRPYKCEECGKTFRWRTVLIRHKVVHTGEKPYKCNECGRAFGQWSALNQHQRLHSGEKHYHCNECSKAFCQKAGLFHHLKSHRRNRPYQCLQCKKSFNRRSTLTQHQGVHTGAKPFECSDCGRAFVYNSSLVAHQETHHKEKSFAPTAPAQHKRNRTRPHPYKCSACGEAFAQKASLTEHERTHTGERPHTCAECGAAFTHRSALTEHQAVHTGERPRQCDECGETFRQRSDLSKHQRAHSRSAPYSCNECGESFRQNSTLILHQTTHRGARTLSVVTTGKPSHSVG; from the exons ATGATGGCTTCTCCTGGTGATCCCAAGACCTGTAAGAACCAGGATGGGCTTCTGGAGAGCAAGCTGGAGGAAGAGTGTAAGTATACCACCAGACAAGACTGGAGCCTAGAAATGAAGACTTATAACAGAGAAGTTTTCCGAAAACACTTCAGACAGTTTTGCTACCGGGAAACGTCTGGACCCCGGGAAGCTCTGATCCAGCTCCGTACACTTTGCCATCAGTGGCTGCGGCCAGACGTGCACAGCAAGGAGCAGATCCTGGAGctgctggtgctggagcagttCCTGACCATCCTGCCAGGGGAGCTGCAGGCCTGGGTGCGGGAGCAGAATCCTGAGAGCGTGGAGGAGGTGGTGACCGTCCTGGAGGATCTAGAGAGAGAGCTGGATGAACTAGGATATCGG GTCGCAGTCCAAACAGAAGAGCAGGAAATGCCCTTTCAGGGGGTGAAGCCTCTAGGAGCAGAGCAAGAACCCAGTGCCTCCCTTCAGTCTGTAAAAGGCAAGCTGAAGTGTGAACCTGCAGAATGCGACAGCCAAGAGGAGCgag TTTCAGGTGTGAAGAcaggaagtgagtccaggaacgCAACTCTAAAGCAAGGCCTTCGTGAAGGAATGGAAACAGAGGAGACTCCCTCCGGCAGATTGGCAAAGGGCGCACTGCAGCGTGAAGAAACCCAAGAGCCTGCAGAGGAGCCTTCCGGTGCTTCCGGTGAAGACAGCCAGCCGCTGCGGAATGAAAATGGGCGAAAACTGCATGGATGTGAGGAGTGTGGGAAGACGTTTAGTCAGCACTCACGCCTCATAGAGCATAAGAGggtgcacactggagacaggccctaCAAATGTGAAGAATGCGGGAAAACTTTCCGGTGGAGGACTGTTCTTATTCGGCACAAGGTGgtacacactggagagaaaccgtaTAAGTGTAACGAATGTGGCAGGGCCTTTGGCCAGTGGTCAGCTCTCAATCAACATCAGAGGCTTCACTCGGGAGAAAAGCACTACCACTGTAATGAGTGCAGCAAAGCCTTTTGCCAGAAAGCAGGCCTCTTTCACCATCTCAAGAGCCACAGAAGAAACAGACCGTATCAGTGTCTTCAGTGTAAGAAAAGTTTCAATCGCCGCTCCACACTGACTCAGCACCAAGGAGTTCACACTGGTGCGAAACCCTTTGAATGCAGCGACTGTGGGAGAGCTTTTGTTTACAACTCGTCTCTTGTGGCCCATCAGGAGACCCACCACAAGGAGAAATCCTTCGCTCCCACTGCTCCTGCTCAACACAAGAGGAACCGCACCAGGCCTCATCCCTACAAGTGCAGTGCATGTGGAGAAGCCTTTGCTCAAAAAGCCAGCCTTACAGAACATGAGCGGACGCATACTGGAGAGAGGCCCCACACCTGTGCTGAGTGTGGGGCGGCCTTTACTCACAGGTCAGCTCTCACGGAGCATCAGGCAGTCCACACTGGGGAGAGGCCCCGCCAGTGTGATGAGTGCGGAGAGACCTTCAGACAGAGGTCAGACCTTAGTAAGCACCAGAGAGCTCATAGCAGAAGTGCTCCCTATTCGTGCAATGAGTGTGGGGAATCTTTCAGGCAGAACTCGACTCTCATCCTTCATCAGACTACTCACAGAGGAGCCAGAACACTCTCTGTGGTGACCACAGGGAAGCCATCTCACAGTGTAGGCTGA
- the LOC127208795 gene encoding zinc finger protein with KRAB and SCAN domains 3, giving the protein MAREPRESTTLDSHSAEDQMELLVIKVEQEEASPLAEEASWLGSPGPDRSRQRFRAFRYPEAAGPRQALSRLRELCRQWLRPDVHSKEQILELLVLEQFLTILPGELQAWVREQHPDSGEEVVALLEYLERQLDETPPQVPDDDDGQELLCSKAVLLSSAQGSESGQVEPMEPLLKQESLGGLPSEVRVTQGGHCGEDGVSATRLTSELQGLLKMEDVAPALSPRWTEQDSSQMNLYKDGMQENPGSLVSLDQEMQAKIRDLPPAGEHMEQKPEQTVCFLGDDTVQVPAGAEASEQDSKLQTTQKSATGARRFYCRECGKSFAQSSGLSKHKRIHTGLKPYECEECGKAFIGSSALIIHQRVHTGEKPYECEECGKAFSHSSDLIKHQRTHTGEKPYECEDCGKTFTQSCSLLEHHRIHTGEKPYQCNMCPKAFRRSSHLLRHQRTHTGDKDYFVPEPYWESQSRVESHWENIETPVSYQCNDCERSFSRITSLIEHQKVHTGEKPFECQTCGKGFTRPSYLIQHQRRHTGKKTSVTVTPAVHSEVSVPLPLN; this is encoded by the exons ATGGCTAGAGAACCAAGGGAAAGCACAACCCTGGACTCGCACTCTGCAGAGGACCAGATGGAGCTACTGGTCATAAAGGTGGAACAGGAAGAGGCCTCCCCCTTGGCAGAGGAGGCCAGTTGGCTGGGCAGCCCCGGGCCCGACCGCTCCCGCCAGCGCTTCCGTGCTTTCCGCTACCCTGAGGCAGCCGGACCCAGGCAGGCGCTGAGCCGCCTCCGCGAGCTCTGCAGACAGTGGCTGCGGCCAGACGTGCACAGCAAGGAGCAGATCCTGGAGctgctggtgctggagcagttCCTGACCATCCTGCCAGGGGAGCTGCAGGCCTGGGTGCGCGAGCAGCACCCCGACAGCGGGGAGGAGGTGGTGGCTCTGCTGGAGTACTTGGAGAGGCAGCTGGATGAGACGCCTCCGCAG GTTCCAGATGATGACGATGGGCAGGAACTCCTTTGTTCCAAGGCAGTACTGTTGTCATCAGCTCAGGGCTCAGAAAGTGGCCAGGTGGAGCCCATGGAGCCTCTGCTGAAGCAGGAGTCTTTGGGAGGCCTGCCGTCAGAAGTCAGAG TCACCCAGGGGGGCCACTGCGGAGAAGATGGAGTGTCAGCTACCAGGCTCACTTCAGAGTTGCAG GGGTTGCTGAAAATGGAAGATGTAGCCCCAGCCCTTTCCCCCAGATGGACGGAACAGGATTCATCTCAGATGAACCTCTACAAAGATGGAATGCAGGAGAACCCTGGGAGCCTGGTCTCCCTGG ACCAGGAGATGCAGGCTAAGATTAGGGACTTGCCTCCAGCCGGGGAACACATGGAACAAAAGCCCGAGCAGACAGTGTGCTTCCTGGGGGACGACACTGTCCAGGTTCCTGCAGGTGCGGAAGCCAGTGAGCAGGACAGCAAGTTACAGACAACACAGAAGAGTGCCACAGGAGCTAGGCGCTTCTATTGCCGTGAGTGTGGAAAGAGTTTTGCTCAGAGTTCAGGCTTAAGTAAACACAAAAGAATCCACACTGGATTGAAGCCCTATGAGTGTGAGGAGTGTGGCAAAGCCTTCATCGGGAGCTCAGCTCTCATCATTCATCAGAGGGTTCACACGGGCGAGAAGCCGTATGAGTGTGAAGAGTGTGGCAAGGCCTTCAGCCACAGCTCAGACCTCATCAAGCACCAGAGAAcccacaccggggagaagccctACGAGTGTGAGGACTGTGGGAAAACCTTCACTCAGAGCTGCAGCCTCCTTGAACATCACAGGAttcacaccggggagaagccctACCAGTGCAACATGTGTCCCAAAGCCTTTCGGCGCAGCTCACATCTCCTGAGACACCAGAGGACCCACACTGGGGATAAAGATTATTTTGTTCCAGAACCTTACTGGGAAAGCCAGAGTAGGGTGGAAAGCCATTGGGAAAACATTGAGACTCCTGTGTCTTATCAATGCAATGACTGTGAGAGGAGCTTCAGCAGGATTACAAGCCTTATTGAACACCAGAAAGTCCACACTGGCGAGAAACCCTTTGAGTGCCAAACATGTGGAAAAGGCTTCACCCGACCTTCTTACCTTATTCAGCATCAGAGAAGACACACGGGGAAGAAAACCTCTGTCACAGTGACCCCTGCTGTACATTCCGAAGTTAGTGTTCCCCTGCCGTTGAACTGA